Below is a genomic region from Xanthocytophaga agilis.
AGAACCATTGAAAAATATTGTAATCCTCCTATACATTATCAAACATACCGTATCCCTGTAGGAGAAGAACGACATGTATTGGTATTAACTATCCCACCGAGCAGTGAAAAACCTCATTATGTGCTGCATGATCTGGATAACAACATTGGTAAAGCGTATGTGCGGCTAGCAGATAAAAGTATTCAGGCAAGCAAAGAAATGCGTGAAGTTTTGAAGGGAGAGAGAAAACAACGTAATATTCGTTTTCAATATGGAGACAAAGAAAAAATACTTATGCAATATCTGGGTGCAAACCAATCTATTACAGTAAGTCAATTTATGTCCGCTGCAAACATTTCCCGCACTATTGCTTCCAGAACCTTAGTGCTTTTGGTGTTGGCGCATGTATTGAAAATATCACCTCATGAAACAGAAGACTTTTTTACAGTACGAGAATAAATTAAGTTCCATTTAATAAGACTATTTTACCATCTTTCTTACATCAGTGAATATCCTCTGTTTTAGAAAAAAATATTTTCTTCTAAAAAAGTAGCAGACATTTTTACAGAAAAACAGGTATAGCTTTATTTCCTTTCTTCTACTTTTTATTCAAAAGATGTATATAGATACATTTTTTCCTTCCATGTTTTTTATAATCATTTCCTTTCTTACTCTTTACTTTTCAGAGATCTTTGGAAAAGGCAGAATGATGCAGGAACTTTGTATTGCATTACTACTTGGATTATAAGCTCTTAGCTTTTAATCAGGAACTATGACTTGGGTTAATTTTTTTACCTTTCTACACTGTTATATTTTAACCAGAAAAACAATTGCTTATGCAGTTAAATTTACGAGTTTTTGGTCTGCTGTTTTTTTGTTTTGTAGT
It encodes:
- a CDS encoding ATP-binding protein, producing MDFATMKALVKQGEGINIEFKLKAAHPDKIVREIVAFANSEGGNLLVGISDDQQIKGVKFVDEEEYILTRTIEKYCNPPIHYQTYRIPVGEERHVLVLTIPPSSEKPHYVLHDLDNNIGKAYVRLADKSIQASKEMREVLKGERKQRNIRFQYGDKEKILMQYLGANQSITVSQFMSAANISRTIASRTLVLLVLAHVLKISPHETEDFFTVRE